Within the Nitrososphaerota archaeon genome, the region GCCAATATCTACTCGCCTTTTAAGACCATTAGCCAGAAGTATAGCAGAATGGGCTAAAGAGAAAAATACTAAATTGTTTATTTCTCTTGGAGGAATACCTGAACCTAGAAGAATAGATATAGATAAACCTAAAGTATTCTTAGTTGCTAATAATCCAAATGTTTTTAAGAAAATAAATATTAATGAAGCAGAAATATTGGAAGAAGGGTACATAGTAGGATTAAAAGCTTTGCTATTAAAAGAAACAAAGAAAAAAGATATTGATATGATTTCAGTATTAGCACAATCACATTATAATTATCCAGATCCAGGCGCAGCAGTTGAAGTAACATCATTTATAAGTAACTTTCTTAAATTTAAAATAGATTTAAAACCTTTAATTGAAAGTGCGGAAGAAGTAAGAATTAAAATGAAAGACCTTATGAAAAGAACCGAAACTACTTTAGCAACACAACAAAAAAGTAGAGAATTAGAATTGCCTCCAGTATATTTATAGGAGGGATTAAAAAATGTCATTTAGAAGAATCTATAATTTAATTAGAAGAATTGAAGAAGAAATGGAAGAAGCTAGAGAAGAAATCATTAGAAGAATGAAAGAATTTGAAATAAGAACTGGTTGCATTTCTCCTTTATACAATGTTTCTGAAACAACAAATGAAATAATAGTATCCGTAGATTTGCCCGGATCGAGAAAAGAAGATATAAATGTTACTATTTTTGAAGATAGAATAATTGTTAAAGCTAAATGTTTCAAATCTTATCGTATAGCTAAATTTGTTAGTGAAAAAAGTGAAGGAGAGTACCTATTAGAACTAATTCTTCCATCACTAGTAGATCCGGATAATGCTTCGGCTAAATACAGAAATGGTGTATTAGAAGTAAGAGTTTTAAAAGCTGGGAAAGGTAAAGCTATAAAAGTAGAATAGAAAATAGTTGTACTTAAAAGGCTTTATTTATAAATTAAAACGAATGTCTTACGCATTTAAAATATTAGCGATTACAATAGCATTTTTTCTAATTTTAGAAATTATTATATATGGATTTAAAATGATTTCAAATATAGATAAAGAAGAATTCGCTAATGCACCAAATCCATTAGAATGGATAAAAAATTCTACTATTTCTAATGAAATTTTACTTACAAACTCATCTAAAAAAGGAAATATTACAATTTGCTCAAAAACAAATTATTAAAATATATTGATTAAATAGATATGGTGCTTGCAGAAGTTAAATTAACATTTGAAATATATATCTTCATTTGTTCTAGATGCAACAAAATTTTTAGATGTTAACTTATTTTTTCATTTTTTCAAAAAATGGCCTAATTTTTGCAGTATCATAAATTATTGTTAATTCAGCAATTTTTCCATTTTGAGTAAATCGAAAGATGTCTATACATTCAAAAGAAGTTAGAGTGCCATCTTTCAAAACCCAGTCATAACGAAAATGTCCTGCTGCAATTAATGGATTTTTACTCTTAAAAATGTTCACTAAAGTAATTTTTGATTTTGAAGTATCTTTAAATAATTTCTTATAAAAATCTTTAGCTTTAATTCTTCCATATAGAGGAGAATTGATAATTGCTTTAGGAGAAAATAGTTTGATTATATTTTCATAACTCCCTAATTCTAATCCCTTCAAGTATTCTTTTATAGTTTTTTCGATTTGCATATTAAGAGATAATGTATTGTGATTATATAAACATTTAAAAAATGCTAGCATTTAATAATCATATAGGCGGGGAAAATTTATATTTTTGTGGGATATACTTAATGTTAGCTAAAATAGATAAAAAAGAGAAGAATTACAATTTCTAAAGAATTACGTGAAAAATGGGGTAAAATAATAAAAATAACAATAGTCGATAAAGGATTACTTATAGAACTCTACTATCTTCATATTCATTAATAGAATTAAATATGTTATACTTATCTGAAAAAGTAGAGATAATTAATTATGAAGGCCTTCAAAATGATTTGGAAGATTTATTAAATTATTACTCAATAATATGGGCTTTCTTGTAAGAATATAGTAAAGCTAAATGGCTTTTTTTTTAAAATGAGCAATTCTATTGCAAATATTTATAAATAACTATTTGCAATAAAAATGCATGGATTCTCAAAACCCTTGGTGGTATGGTGAAATAGATAGAACGTATGAAGAATGGAGCAAAAAGGAAGTAAAATGGATTCCGCCAATAATTGAACAATTCAAACTTGAGCCTTTCTCTCTAAATTTTCTCGTTGGACCTAGACAAGTTGGAAAAACTACAGCTTTAAAAATTTGGATTCATGAAAAACTTTTACCAAAAACAAATCCTAGGTCCATATTCTATTTTTCATGTGAAGAACTTACTGATTTTAAAGAGTTGGGAGAAGTTTTAGATAATTATATTAGTTTTAAAAATGGAAATAGAATATCATCTTCATTTATCATTCTAGATGAAATAACTTTCGTAGAAGATTGGCATAGAGCTATTAAAATTCGTATTGATCAAGGCTTTTTCAAAAATGATGTAATTATAATAAGTGGTTCAGCTAGTCTAGAAATATTAAAGCAAAAAGAATACTTTCCAGGAAGAAGAGGGAAAGGAAAAGATATCATATTTTATCCTTTAAGCTTTTCAGAATATGTTAAAGCTTTAAGAAATATGGAAACAGTAAAGAAAGACATTCTTCAAGTTGAAAATTCAATGAAAATTAATAAAGTCCATCAAGATATTCTCAATGAACTTTTCAATAAATACTTACTTACTGGTGGGTTTCCTTTATCTATAGAAGAAATGTATACAAGGAATAAAATATCTTTTGAGACTAGAAAAATATACATAGATTGGTTAAAAAATGATTTTGCAAAATTAGGAAGAAGCGAGTCTTACATGAAAGAAGTCTTAGCTTATATAATCGATGCTAGACTATCTCCTATAAGTTGGTTGAGCATATCGAGAGAAACATCAATATCTTCTCCTCATACAACACAAGCATATGTGGAGGACCTTGAAAAACTCTTTATAGTTAGGATTTTGAACTTCTTAGACACAAATTCAAAAGTTCTTTATAGGAAAAATAAAAAAATTCACATTACTGACCCTTTCCTTTACGATACTATTTGCGAATTCGTAAACATAAAACCAATTGAGGAAGATAAGCTTGAATCGGTAGTAGCTACCCATTTGGTTAGAAAATATTCTACTTTTTATTGGAGAAATAGAACTGAAGTAGATATCGTGGTTATGGTAGATAAAAAACAATTCGGGATCGAAGTTAAAACTATATCTAGAAGCTGGATTAAACCTAAGCATCTAAAAAATATTTTAATCTTAACTAAATCACAAATACCTCTCTTTTTAGCAAGTATTGATATTTAGTGCAAAACTTAATAAAAGATGAAAATTAATTCTGAATTATCTAGTTTAAATATACATATACCAAAAAAATAAGAACAAACGTTTTCCAGTATCTATAAAAGAGAAAATATACTAATTTAAATAGAAAAATATTTCCTTATGGTTAGAGAAGATATTCGACTTATTGCAATAAGTTAAAACTAATTTTTTGAAATAGACTTAATTCATATTTTTTACTTTGGGGCACTTCATTAGCACTATCGCTATAATTATTCCAAGAATTGATAAAGCCATTATATATGGGAATACCTTTACATATGCTCCAAAAACATCTTTAGCTTGTCCAGCAAGTATGTTACCAATTATTGCTCCTATGCCATATGCTGTAAAAACAATTCCATAATTACGAGCATAATCTTTCATTCCAAAGAAATATGCAGTTGCAGTTGGAGCTATTGCAAGCCATCCACCAAGATTTAACCAAAGAATTGCAAAACCAATAATATATACAATAATTGATGAAGGATTTATAAATACTATTAATGAAGCAATAAATATTAATACAAAAGATAAAATTGCAGCTTTCATAGGAGTGAATTTATCAGTAATCCATCCAAACAAAGGTCTTCCAAAACCATTACAAGCTGAAAATGGTATTATTAAAATTGTTAAAAATGCAGAAATTTCTTCTTCATTTATTCCAGCATTTGCTGCTACTTCTAAACCAATAAGCTTTGAAATTCCTATTGCCATTAACCCTGCAAGAGTTCCAATCATGTATGTTATCCATAATCCATAAAAGCTCTTTGTTTTTACCATTTCTTCTCTTGTGAATTCAATTGATGATTTTTCTTTCTTTTCAATAAATTCCAAACCTTTTGGTTTCCAATCATTTGATGGAAATCGAAGAAAAGAACCAAAAATAAAAAGAATTGTAAAAAATAATGCTCCTAAAATCTTAAGAGCTATTTGAATACCAAAAATAGCAGTAAGATAATCTATTAATGGTCCTATTATTGCTGCAGAAAAACCAAAACCAAGAATAGTTAAACCAACTGCTAAACCTCTTTTATCTGGAAACCATTTTCCAGATGTGACAATAGGGCAATTATATACGATTCCAACTCCTAAACCACCAATTAAGCCATATAGAAAAACAAGGCTTAATGAAGAACTAGCTAAAGAAACTAAAAACCATCCAAGACTAACAAAGATAGCTCCAAGCCATGTTATTTTTCTTGGACCATATTTTTCAATATATTTTCCCATCATAGGCATTGTAAGAGCAAAAACGAGAAGAAAAACAATAAATGGTAATTGTATTTCAGTTGCTGTAACATTCAATCCATAAACATTTTTAAAAAGCTTCATTAAATGTACTGCTATAATACTATATGCATATATTGCTCCAAGACAAAGATTTATAATAAAACCGGAAATTATAAACAACCATCTATTTTTCTTTAGTCCCATTCTTATTTCGCCATGATGATTATATTTTTTAAATGTTCTTCATCTTTTTATACGATAGAAATTAACTATTTCAATATTATAAAAAATTTAGGATAAATAGTAAGATATAATCCTACCTTAATTTAATTATTTTTTTACTTCTTTAAACTTCTTTAAATAAAATTTTGGATCTTTATAGATTCTTGCCATTTCTTTTTCTTGCCTTAATAATTTTTTAGCATTCTCTAAAATTTCTCTTATTTTATCTGGTGGAAATTTTATGACTCCATTTATATCCATATGTACCATTTCTCCCGGCTTTACATTCATACCACCTACTGTTACTGGTACTCCAACATCTTTGATTATAAATTCTCCATGTGCAGCTGTTACACCTGTTGCAAAATATTGAACTTTTAATTTTTTAATTGCTTCTACATCTCTAATTGGACCATTTGTTACAACACCTACAACTCCTAAAGTTTTATATTGTGTAGTCATCATTTCACCAAAAAGACCAACTCTATTTGCTATTTCTTGTGGAAATTCTTGCTCAGCTACAAGAACAACTGGCTTTTTAGTATTATTTATATGTTCTAAAAGAGTAAATTTATCTATACCAACATTATTTTCTTTTTTCATGCAAAAAATAGCTGTTGCTACATATCCAACTTTTGGTCCTAATTCAGGAAACATACATTTTATTGTAGAATCTGTATACCATTGCCCATACCATGGATCATAAAGTTTAAGACAAAGGTCAGATTTAGGATAAGTAGCTACAACATTACTTATTGTTGGGGTATCTATTTTCTCTAACTCTTTAATAATCATTTTTTCCGAAATTTTTACCATAAGGTTCACCAATTCTATCTTTAACATTTTTCCTGAAATATTTTAATTTTTAGTTTTATATTTCTCTAATTAAGCTTTTTAGAAAAAAGCTTATAATATCCTCTTAGAAAAATATAAAAAAGATTGTTTAATGAAAAACATGAAAGGAAAAGAGGAAATAGAAAAATTATTAAAAGAAATAGAAAGAGAATATGGAAAAATTCCAAAAGATCTACATATAACTAGAATGCATGGTTCTTTAATTGCAATTTCAAATGGAAAAATAATTAAATTAACAGAACCTTGTTTAAAATATTGTCCTCTTGCTTGGGAATTATACGATTTTAGTAAAGGTTTGGAAGAAGGGATAAAGAAAGGGATTGAATTTAAAATAGAAAATTTTGGTTATTTTACTTGTAAAAGAGAATTATGTAAAGAAAGTATAGCAATACCTTATGGAGCTTCTGAAATGATGATGTATTCTTTAATGAAAAAAGGAATAGATGCAACAGTTACTGTTTGTGATGGTGCTGGAACTGTTATAACTGATAATCCTAGTTTAGTACAAGGAATAGGAGCAAGAATGAATGGCCTTTTTTACACTTCACCAATAAATGAGATTATAAGAAGGATAAAAGAAATGCATGGTTATGTTGTTTTTCCAGAAACGGCAAAAATAGATCAAATTGAAGGTTTAAAAAAAGCTATTGAATTAGGTTATAAAAGATTAGCTGTAACAATAAATGGATTCGCTGGTGAGGATTTAAGTGAAATTAAGAAAATAGAAAAAGAAAATAATGTTTTAATTTTTTCTTTAATTGTTTGTACTACTGGAATTGAAAGAGAAAGAGCTGAAGAAATAGCACGCTATGCAGATTTAGCATGGAGTTGCGGCTCTTTTTTCATGCGTGAAATTGTTGGAAGAAAAGCAAGAATACAAGTAGCAACTAAAATTCCTGTTTTTATTTTAACTGAAAAAGGAATAGATTTTTTATCATTCTACTCTTCTGAAAATTTAAAAAATCTTCTTCAAAAAGATAAAAAATATCTTATCTCTGGTTCTCATAGATTAATGAAAAATTATAGAAAAATAAAAATGGGGAATTTTGAAACTTATTTAGGTGAAATTGAAGAATTGCCTATAAGAGTTGATAATGAACCTAAATCTCTTACTTCTTAATATTATTTAGAAAAATTATTTTTAGAATAAAGTTAATTTAATAAAGATTTCAAGAAATAATGTTTAAGAATTTAAAAAATGAAAAAAGAATAATTGAAATAGATTAGCCATAATATAATAGTAAGAAAATGAATTATAGAAATTTTCTATTTTATTAGAAATGCTTTTAATTAATAAGTAAAGATTTAGCATTTTATAATTTGCTTAATTATTTTTTCTATTCTATTTCTTTCTTCTTCTTCTTTTAATTTACTGCTATCAATTCTAAGAACATTAAATCCAATTCTCTTGAACCATTTATCTCTTCTTTCATCTTTTGTCTTTGCTTGTTTAAAGAAATTATGCCAAATACTTCCATTTATTTCGATTATTAAATGCCATTTTGGTAAAAAGAAATCAACCCAAAAATATCCTCTCTTTTTATCATTTCTAAATCTATAATTATGAAAGAAATCTCTATCTTTCTCTAAACCAATTTTAAATAAAATTTCTTCTAAAATTTTCTCTTCTTGAGTATATTTTCCAGCTTCAACATATCTTTTCATTACATCTTTTACAAAATTACTAAATACTCTTGATTTATTCATCTATTTTTCATATTTAAATTGGTAAATTTAAACTTTAATTTTTATAGAAATTTATTCTGGATTAAAATCTTATTTATTAAGAAGATTATCCAATTTATTGTAAAAATGAAGAATAAAAAGCAATTATCAATAGAAGAAATCTTACAATTAGAAACTCCTTATTTTGAACTACAAGCTTGGTGGGGTGCTACAAAACATATGGGAGGAACTAAAGCTACAAAAGAATTAATTGAATTATGCCACATAGATAAAAATAAATATATATTGGATGTTGGTTGCGGTGTTGGAGCAACTTCTTGCTATATTACAAAAAAGTATGATTGTAAAATAGTTGGAATAGATATTAATGAAAGAATGATTGATAGAGCAAATGAAAGAGCAGAAAGAGAAAAATTAAAAAATAAAGTTGAATTTAGAATAGCAGATGTGCAAAATATTCCTTTTGAAGATAATATTTTTGATATAGTAATTGGAGAATCTGTACTTACGTTTATAGGAGATAAACAAAAAGCAATAAAAGAATGTGTAAGAGTAGTAAAAAAAGGAGGATATATAGGATTTAATGAAGAAACTTTAATAAAAACACCACCTACAAAAGAAGTTATAGAATATTTATCTTACGCATATGATGTTAAAGTAGAAATTCTAACTTCTAATGAATGGAAAAAATTATTTGAAAATGCCGGATTAAAAGAAATAATAATAAAAGAGTATAAATTTGGTGCGGGGTTAAGCGATTATATGGATGGAATCAAATTGATAGGTTTAAAATACGCTCCAAAAATGTTCTATAGGTTTCTTTCTGCATATATTAAGAGTTCAGCTTTTAGAAAATATGTGAAAGAAAAATTCATTAACTATCCTAAAGAACTCTTTGATTATGTAGGATATGGGTTGTACGTTGGTAGAAAAATAGATTAAAAAATATTTGAGAACTTTAATTAGGAAGCATATGAATTCCTAAAAAACTTCCAATATGTCCACATATATAAAATTGAATTAATAATGTGCACCAACATATTGGAATAAAAAATATTGCTTTTGTACGAAAGCAACCAGATATAAGTGCTAATATATCAACTGGAAAACCAGGAATAATGCTAAATAACACACATAATTTATAACCATTTTTATTCCAACTTTCAACATATTTATTAAACAATTCTTCACCCACTTTCTTTTTTACATAATATTCCCCAAAAAACCAAGCAGGAATATAGCTCGTTAATACTCCTATTGTGTATCCTGTAGCAGATATTAAAGCTAATTTTAAAATATCTAAGCCAAAACTTGCTGCTGAAGCAACAATTATTGGGCTTCCAAATGGAATTATACTTCCAGCTATAATTGTTGAAATAAAAATACCAAAATAACCATAATTTTGGATTAATGCTTTTATTCTTCTTAAAAATTCTGGATTTGCTCCACTTAACCACGAAGTTAAAGTTAAAATTAATAATGCTAAAATTATTCCTGCAATTATGAAAGTTTTTGCTTTTAAAAATAAGCTTTTTCCCATATTATTTTTCACTATTTTTTCTTTTTATAATTTAATTAAAATTTAAAAATTTTTCTAATTTTAGAAAAAGTATATATTTACTAAATAATGAGAAAAATAGAATAACTAGAAGTGAGGAATTTGAAAGAAATTTTAGAGATTGCTATTGAATTAATTGAAGCTACTAAAGCTCATGAACATTATCGAGATATAGAATGTATAAACCTTATAGCAAGTGAAGGAATTAAATCTCCAGCTGTTAAAGAAATGCTTAAGCTTTCTATGGATCTTGAAAGTAGATATGCTGAAGGAGAGAATGATATTGAAGGATATGTTAAAGTAAGGTATTATCAAGGTCAAAAGTATATAACAAAAATTGAAAATTGTGCAGTAGATTTAATTAAAAGTTTATTTAAATGCGATTGGACTGATGTACGCTTAGTTTCAGGGACTCATGCAAATTTAGCAACTTTTAAAGGGCTTTCTTTAGCAACAGGAAATAGGAAAATGATTGCACCACCACTTAGTTGTGGAGCACACATATCTCATGATTATACTGGTTTAGCAGGAAGAGTTTTAGGATTAGAAGTAATAGATCATGCTTATGATATAAATGAAATGAATATAGATGTTGATAAATCTATTCAAATAATAAAAGCAGTTAAACCTGGAATAGTTACCCTTGGTGGAAGTTTATTTCTCTTTCCACATCCAATCAAAGAATTGAAAAAGATTACTGAAGAAGTAGGTGCATACATAGTTTATGATGCAGCTCATGTTTTAGGATTGATAGCTGGGGGAGAATTCCAAGACCCACTTAAAGAAGGGGCAGATTTTGTAACATCTTCAACTCATAAAACTTTTCCAGGTCCTCAAGGTGGCCTTATACTCGCAAATGCTGAAAATGATGAAATGAAAAATGCTATAAAATGGGTTCAATATGCAATATTCCCATTAAGTACTTCTAATACGCATTTAGCTAGGTTGCCAGCTTTAGGAATTGCAGCTCTCGAATTAAAAAATTTTGGTAAAGAATTAGCTAAACAAACTGTTAAGAATGCTCAAACAGCTGGACAATACTTGTATGAAAAAGGGATTAAAGTTCTTGGTGAGAAAAAAGGTTTTACAATGTCTCATCAAATAGCTATAGATGTTAGAGAATATGGTGGTGGTAAAAAGGTTTCTCAAGATTTAGAAGAAGCTAATATAATTGTAAATAAGAATTTATTACCATATGATGATCAAAACAATCGTGACAATCCATCTGGTATTAGAATTGGTTTTCAAGATGTAACACGTAGAGGATTTAAAGAAAGCGATATTAAATATCTCTGCGATTTGATGTTAAGTATTATAAAAGGTAAATGTAAACCTCAAGAAGTCAAAGAAGAAGTTATAGCTTTCAAGAAGCAATTTAATAAAATAGAATATGGGTTTAATAGTATTGAAGAAGCTATAAAATATTTAAGAATAAATCTTTAGAAAATTTTTAATTTTTTAATCAAAAGTTTCAGTTTAAATCTTAAATTATAGATTACCAATAGAATTTGAATGTGTTCTCCTTAACACAATGGAACGACTTTCTAATTTTCTATTATTTAAAAATATAAAAATATAACTCGATTAAAATACTTTAAATTTTTGAAAGAATGTCTGAATATTTTTCAATTCTCATTACTTTTCCTTCATATTGAATAAGCCAAGTCATCCAACATAGCTCTATTGGTTTATATCCACATTTTTTAGCAATTTCTTCTGCTTTCTTAATAAATTCTCTATCATCATTTATTGGTTCTAATTTAGCTTTTATTAAAATTTCATTTATTACTTTTTTTACAATTTTATCTGGCATTACAGTATCTATTCCTCCCATCATTCTTAAATATTGAAAAGTGATTAATCCAACTCCTTTTATTTTTCCAATAGGATCTTCTTTCCATTTTTCAAGATTAGCATTCTTTGCCCAAGTTCTTAATGCCATTTTATCATCATTACTTAAAGTTGATAAATAAGAAGAAATTTCTTTTGCAATTTTCCATGATCTTTTATTCTTCCATATTTTTCTTAATTCATTAATATTTACATTTGAAAGATCTTTTAAATTTTTTATTTTTCCATTTTTAATAAATTCTTCATAAAATTCTTCAACTTTGGGAACAACTGAAGTAAAATAATTTAATCCAATTGAAGTAAAAGCTGCATCTACTATCATTAAAACTACATTTCCATTATATCTTTCTGTTCTTAAGCATCTTTCACAATATTCTTTTAATCCTGAAACTTTTTTCATATAGTTATCAACTATATTTTTTAATAGATTATTGAAAGTATATAAATTACTAATTTAACTTTACATAAAGGAATATTGTATTATTATATTTAAGGTTCAAAAAATTAATAAATAAAATTTCTTAAAGTAATGACTGTAAGATTAAGATGCACTCAGATAAAAATTTGCATAAACTAATTTATAAAATTGAGAATTGCTTAAAATGTTATAAAGAATTTAAGAATTATCCTAAAAGGGATAGAATAAGATTAAGATATTGGTATAATCAAAGCCCATGGTTTTTCCCTCCATATGGAATGTTAAAGGCTTTTTCGGGACTGGTAAAGTGTTTTTTGTATGTGAGCAACCTTCTACTGGAACATTTCCAACTGGAGCAGATAAATTATTTTACGGACTTATTGAAAAATATAAATTTGAAGAAGCCCACATAACAGATTTTATTAAATGCAAAGGTAAAGTTGATAAAATAAGAAATGTTGAAATAGAAAATTGTTTTCCTTTTCTTAAAGAAGAAATTAAAATTTTAAAACCAAAAATAATAGTAGCTGTAGGTAAAAAAGTTTATGAAGAATTAAAAAATAGAAAAATTGAAGGTATTACTTTTAAAAAGATAATGCATTATTCTTATGCGTATAGGTATAAAAAGGAAAAGATTTTGGAAAATCAATTTGATGAATTAGCTAAAGAAATAAATTAAAAGAATTAGGATTAATAAAAATAATTGGAGAAAGTATAATATTAACACATTCTGGAAAAGAAATATTGAAAATAATTAAGAAAATAAATCCTTATTGTAGCAGAATAAGGCTATAATAGCTTTTATAGAAAATTAAAAAGGCTTAAATTTCAATATTTTAATTTATATCTAGATGAATAAAGCACAACTTACAATATTAACTTATTTTAAGAGTTTAGCAGAAGGAATAGAAAAAGATGCAAAAGAGCTAAAAGAAAAGTTTCCTCCTGATATTGACAAATTTGAATCTAAAGAGATATCTCAATTAAAAAGAATTATTGAAGATTATAATTCTCTTCGTAGTCAATTACTTAGTCATTCATCAGAATATCCAGAAATTGCAAAACTTCCTTTGCCCTATATTTCAAATGACTTTTTATATTCTACTACAAAAACATTAAAAATAACATTATATTATTCTGATGTGGGTGAAGCTATTTCTACTTTAAATAGAATTGAGAATATATGTCATGCTCTTATAGATTCTTTAGAAATTTTACTTAAACCTCAAATACCATCTAGTATTACTACTAAACTTGGTTCATTAAGAAAAGAACTTGAAGAAATGGAAAATAAAATAGAGTCTGAAATAAGTAATAACATAAAGGAAGCTATAGATGAAATAGAGCAAGGTCATAATTTAGCTGCTGCATTGATAGCTTCAAGAGTCGTATGCTATGTTCTAGATAAAATACAAGGTAAAAATGATGAAGAAAAAGCTGAAAAATTGATTGAACTAGGAATAATTGAAAAAGAAAGAAAAGATGAATATGAGAATTTCTTAAGAGCTTCAAGATTATCAAGAAACTTTTTATCTCATAAACCAAGTCTTTATCCTAAACCTGAAGAAGCACTTCAAA harbors:
- a CDS encoding serine hydroxymethyltransferase, with amino-acid sequence MKEILEIAIELIEATKAHEHYRDIECINLIASEGIKSPAVKEMLKLSMDLESRYAEGENDIEGYVKVRYYQGQKYITKIENCAVDLIKSLFKCDWTDVRLVSGTHANLATFKGLSLATGNRKMIAPPLSCGAHISHDYTGLAGRVLGLEVIDHAYDINEMNIDVDKSIQIIKAVKPGIVTLGGSLFLFPHPIKELKKITEEVGAYIVYDAAHVLGLIAGGEFQDPLKEGADFVTSSTHKTFPGPQGGLILANAENDEMKNAIKWVQYAIFPLSTSNTHLARLPALGIAALELKNFGKELAKQTVKNAQTAGQYLYEKGIKVLGEKKGFTMSHQIAIDVREYGGGKKVSQDLEEANIIVNKNLLPYDDQNNRDNPSGIRIGFQDVTRRGFKESDIKYLCDLMLSIIKGKCKPQEVKEEVIAFKKQFNKIEYGFNSIEEAIKYLRINL
- a CDS encoding uracil-DNA glycosylase family protein, with amino-acid sequence MVFPSIWNVKGFFGTGKVFFVCEQPSTGTFPTGADKLFYGLIEKYKFEEAHITDFIKCKGKVDKIRNVEIENCFPFLKEEIKILKPKIIVAVGKKVYEELKNRKIEGITFKKIMHYSYAYRYKKEKILENQFDELAKEIN